The Lactobacillus sp. ESL0680 genome has a segment encoding these proteins:
- a CDS encoding FIVAR domain-containing protein, whose product MKLSKKIIVGSLAGILALGTGIPLSNQNISPVAAATTTNTNTLKLAHGAYVYNKKGQRLAKYRGSRYNTHLRKGTNVRYTGSIQPIEKDSKQYYLLNDDNYNQSWLPYKKIKGKYYYNIGHGGYINAANVNEINGQPLYVASTTVTIHDKNKYDNFPKKGLYVGSGSDRILIKTGQKITVDRTSTIPTGNSTSVAYRIAGTTDTFVITKFVKNKPRQKLAIYTIDTYVGLKQNSNAYSISSILKPKITNKNVILAKNENLPVIRKIYVWVPKDNKAELFYRLNYYSPEESINYENAIQNQLFYVKAADAIYLSGPQLTPANTPEEAQADAKIATAADKQDLQKLIDQEKTITASSNYKNEDYVNTYKAQYDEALKQAKAVNSSTSVSITEVKEAVWYLTTQQQALLNATKPVNGRVEETMPVN is encoded by the coding sequence ACTACAAATACTAATACGCTAAAATTAGCCCATGGAGCCTATGTTTATAATAAAAAGGGTCAGCGTCTTGCTAAATACCGTGGCAGCCGGTATAACACTCATTTACGTAAAGGTACAAATGTTAGATACACTGGCTCAATTCAACCAATTGAAAAAGACAGCAAGCAATACTACTTGCTAAATGATGACAACTACAATCAATCATGGTTACCTTACAAAAAAATCAAGGGTAAATATTATTACAACATCGGTCATGGTGGCTATATTAACGCAGCTAATGTCAATGAAATTAACGGTCAACCACTTTATGTAGCAAGTACTACCGTTACAATTCACGATAAAAATAAATACGATAACTTTCCTAAAAAAGGACTATATGTTGGATCAGGATCTGATCGTATTCTTATTAAAACAGGTCAAAAAATTACAGTTGATCGTACTAGTACAATTCCTACCGGAAATTCAACATCAGTTGCTTATCGAATAGCTGGTACGACTGATACCTTTGTTATTACAAAATTTGTTAAAAATAAGCCTAGACAAAAGTTAGCTATTTACACCATCGATACTTATGTCGGCTTAAAACAAAATAGTAATGCCTATAGTATTTCATCGATCCTTAAACCGAAAATTACTAATAAAAACGTTATACTTGCCAAAAATGAAAATCTTCCCGTAATTAGAAAAATTTATGTTTGGGTACCTAAGGACAATAAAGCTGAATTATTTTATCGCTTAAATTATTACTCTCCTGAAGAATCTATTAATTACGAAAATGCAATTCAAAATCAACTGTTTTATGTTAAAGCAGCTGATGCGATTTACTTATCAGGTCCACAATTAACACCAGCCAATACTCCGGAAGAAGCTCAAGCAGACGCTAAAATTGCAACAGCAGCTGACAAACAAGATCTACAAAAATTAATTGATCAAGAAAAAACAATTACAGCTAGTTCTAACTACAAAAATGAAGACTACGTAAATACCTATAAAGCTCAATATGATGAAGCTTTAAAACAGGCTAAAGCTGTCAATTCTTCAACTTCAGTAAGCATTACTGAGGTTAAAGAAGCTGTTTGGTATTTAACTACACAACAGCAGGCTTTATTAAATGCTACAAAACCTGTCAATGGACGTGTTGAAGAAACCATGCCTGTCAACTAA
- a CDS encoding bacteriocin immunity protein encodes MGSKKAAADLLAKVNSSLASNLSMDEYEIISLAKKRLERQEYLPSIAASMKSSLTPLAIKQQLSPAGRKLYRELLTPKLSDHQLGIGITQIFH; translated from the coding sequence ATGGGCTCTAAAAAAGCAGCAGCTGACTTATTGGCTAAAGTTAATTCTAGTTTGGCTAGTAATTTGAGCATGGATGAATATGAGATTATTTCACTTGCTAAAAAGCGGTTAGAAAGACAAGAATATTTACCTAGTATTGCTGCGAGTATGAAGAGTAGTTTAACGCCGCTTGCTATTAAACAGCAATTATCGCCAGCCGGCCGGAAATTGTATCGGGAATTATTGACACCAAAACTGAGCGATCATCAATTAGGCATCGGTATTACACAGATTTTTCATTAG